CCCGTGATCTGGGTCCGGCTGGTCTTCGCGGGCCTGTTCATGGCGGACGGCCTGGGCGCCCTGCTGTACGCGTCGTTCTGGTTCTTCGTCCCTCTCGGCGTCGGTGGCGTGGACGCCCAGAGGCCACCCGCCCTCGCCACCGAGACCGCCCCCGACGGCCGCCGCAGACTCGTGGCCCGCAAGCCCGACAAGGGCCAGATCGTCGCGCTGCTCGCGATGGTCGTGGTGGCCCTGGTCTTCGTGGGGAACGTGGACCTGAGCGGTGGCGCCAAGGCCTATCTCTGGCCCACCGTCCTCGTCGGCGCGGGCGTGGCCCTGGTCTGGCGCCAGGCGGACAATGCCCGCCGGGCCCGCTGGATGGAGGTCGGCCGCCGCAAGCGCACGATCAGCCTGCTCCGCTCCGCGGCCGGTGTCCTGCTCGTCGCCGCGGGAGTCTCCGGGATATTCGTTCTGCAGGGCTCCGCCGCCCACCTGGGGTCGGTCCTGCAGGCCGCGCTCGCCGTCCTCGTCGGGATAGCGCTGCTGGCCGGTCCGTATCTCGTGCGCATGACCCAGGACCTCTCCGAGGAACGCCTGATGCGCATCCGCGCACAGGAGCGGGCCGAAGTCGCCGCGCACGTCCACGACTCGGTGCTGCACACCCTCACACTGATACAGCGCAACGCGGAGAACGCGAGCGAGGTCCGCCGCCTCGCCCGCGCCCAGGAGCGCGACCTGCGCAACTGGCTCTACAAACCGGCGGGCACCGGAAAGGACGAGGCGGACGAGCCCGACACCCTCGCCGAGGCCGTCAGGCGCAGCGCGGCGGAGGTCGAGGACAAGCACGGCGTCCCCATAGAGGTGGTGGTCGTCGGCGACTGCCCGCTCGACGACAGGACCGCCGCCCAGATGCAGGCCGCGAGGGAAGCCATGGTGAACGCGGCCAAGTACGGTGGCGACGGCGGCGCGGTGCAGGTCTTCGCCGAGGTCGAGGGAAGGACCGTCTTCGTGTCGGTCCGGGACCGCGGTCCCGGATTCGACCTGGACTCGATACCCGCCGACCGCATGGGCGTCAGAGAATCGATCATCGGCCGCATGGAGCGCAACGGCGGTACGGCCAGGCTGCGCGCGGTGCCGGACGGCGGCACGGAGGTCGAGCTGGAGATGGAGAGGGCGGAGACATGAGCGACGCGAACGAACCGACCGGAGCGGTCGGGCCGACCGACGGCGTGACCGGCGGTGCGGAGGCCGGCGCGACCGGTGCTGGCTCGACCGGGAATCCGGCCGGTTCCGCGCCAGGGCGTCGGGTGCGCGTGGTGCTCGTCGACGACCACCGCATGTTCCGTACGGGGGTCCAGGCGGAGATCGGGCAGACCGAGCGGACCGGCGTCGAGGTGGTCGGCGAGGCCGCGGACGTCGACCAGGCGGTCACGGTCATCACGGCGACCCGCCCCGAGGTCGTCCTCCTCGACGTCCACCTCCCGGGCGGCGGCGGGGTCGAAGTGCTGCGCCGCTGTTCGCCCTTGATGGCCGACCCCGAGCAGCCGGTGCGGTTCCTCGCGTTGTCCGTGTCGGACGCGGCGGAGGACGTCATCGGAGTGATCCGGGGCGGCGCCCGCGGCTACGTCACGAAGACGATCACCGGCACGGACCTGGTCGACTCGGTCTTCCGCGTCCAGGACGGCGACGCGGTCTTCTCGCCCCGCCTGGCCGGCTTCGTCCTGGATGCGTTCGCCTCCACCGACGCCCCGCCGGTCGACGAGGACCTCGACCGCCTGACCCAGCGCGAGCGCGAGGTCCTGCGCCTCATCGCCCGCGGCTACGCGTACAAGGAGATCGCGAAGCAGCTCTTCATCTCCGTCAAGACGGTCGAGTCCCACGTCTCGGCGGTCCTGCGGAAGCTCCAGCTCTCCAACCGCCACGAGCTGACACGGTGGGCGACGGCACGACGCCTGGTCTAGAGGCTGTCCGCCAACCGTCACCCGCCAACCGTCACCCGCCAGTCATTAGTTACCTCCAACCGCCTCCACCCCGCCGACCGCCGAGCAACCCCAGGCGGGTGGACCGGTACCGGAACCCCCTCACGCCACCCGCGTCGCCCCCGCGAACGGCATCTCGTCGATCGGTGCGACGCGTACCGGGGCCGACGGGTTGGGTGCGTGGACCATCTGTCCATTGCCGACGTACATGCCCACATGGCTGATGCCCGAGTAGAAGAACACCAGGTCACCGGGTTGGAGTGCGGAGCGGGAGACGCGTTGGCCCGCGTTGATCTGCGCGTATGTCGTCCGGGGCAGCGAGATGCCCGCGGAGCGGTACGCGGCCTGCATCAGCCCCGAGCAGTCGAAGGCGTCGGGCCCGGTGGCCCCCCACACGTAAGGGCTGCCGAGCTTCCCGTAGACGTACGAGACCGCTGCCGCCGCCCGGGCGTTGGGCGCGGTCGTGGAGGGAGAGCCGTGGCCGAGGTCGCGGGAGGCCTGTCCGGAACGTGAGGCGCGTGCGGTGTCCGGGTCGTCCGCGCCGATGCGGGCCCGGTCCGCGGCCGGCAGCCGTGCCAGCAGGTGGCGTGCTTCGCCGAGCTTCCCGGTGATCGTCTTCTTGTGGCGTTTCAGGTCCGCCTGTCGTGCCTTGAGAGAGGTGAGTTCGATGTGTGCGGCGCCACGCAACTGCTCGATGTCGCGCAGCTGCGTGCGGACGCGGGAGACCGCCGAGGCCTGTCGGCTGCCGGCCCGCTCGGCGAACGCGGCCCCGTCCAGATACCGGTCGGGGTCCGAGGAGAGCATCAGCCCCAGCGCGGGATCGATGCCGCCGTCCCGGTACTGGGCGGTCGCCAGTGAGCCGAGTGCGGCCCGCTCGGAGTTGAGCCGCTCCGTCTTCCGTGCCGCCTCGTCCTGCAGGGTGCCGAGCCGGCCGGCCGCCTTCGTGGCCTTCTCCTTCGCCCCGTTGTACTTCTCGGTGGCGACCTCCGCCTCCTGGTACAGCTTGTCGACCTTCGCCTTCACCTGGGCCGGCGTCAGCTGGGGTGCGGCGACCCCCGTCCCTTCGAACCCGGTCGCGCTCGCCGCTCCCGCGAGGGCGATGGTGAAGGCGGTGCGGGCCGTACCGCCGCCGAGTGAGCGCTGTCTGGGCTTGCGGTGCGCTGCCACGTGCGATCCACGTTCCTTCCGTACGGCCGCCGGGGCACGGGTATGTCCGCGGCGGTGGCCCTCAGGGGCTGGTTGCACGTCCGGCGGCAGCCCGCACAGGGGGAGCGGACCGCCGCCGGACCTTTTGGCGGTGGTGCCGACTGCCGCCCTGGCCCGGGCGGATGTGGTGGGGAGCCGGTCACCTGAGGAAGGACGCTAAACCTCGCCGCACGCCGGTGGTAACGGCATGTACGGAAGTGGTGGCAGTCGGCCACGAGCTGACCGGGTGCGACCGTGATCGGGGCCCGGTGCCACCGACTTGGCGCGGTGGGGTGACCGATGGACGCGTTGTGGGGGAGCGGCACGCGCGACGGTGCTATGGGCTCGGCCCTGAGCCCGCCGAGGGCCCGGGGTCCGGGCCGGTGCGAGGCGGCGTACGGGCGTCCGGTTAGGGTCCGGGCTCATGGACGTACTCATTCATGTCTTCGTCGCCCTGCACATCATCGGCATCGCCTCCCTGCTGGGCGGGTTCCTCACCCAGATGAAGGCCATGGGCGACGGCACGGCCCGCTTCACCCCCGCCATGCTGCACGGCGCGCTGACCATGCTGGTCACCGGCGCGGTCCTCGTCGGCCTCAACCAGGCCGACGACCAGACCGTCAACAACGTCAAGATCGGCGTGAAGCTGGCCCTGCTGGTCGTGATCCTCGGCCTCGTCTACGTCAAACGGGACGACGAGAAGGTGGAGAAGGGCTTGTTCGCCCTGGTGGGCGGGCTGACCACGGTGAACATCTTCATCGCGGTGCTCTGGACCTGAGGACGGGGACGGGGTACCGCACATGCGTGCCGTACCCCGTCCGCGTACCCCGTCCCGATCCAGGCGGGCCCCCTGCCCCGGCGGGCCCCCTGCCCCGGCGGGCCCCCTGCCCCGGCGGGCCCCCTGCCCCGGCGGGCCCCCTGCCCCGGCGGGCCCCCAGGCCCGGCTAGCCCGGCCGCACCACGCTGTGGATCGGCATGTAGTAGATCGACTCCTCGCGGACGTACGCGCCCGGCTTCGGGGCGTGGATCATCATGCCGTCGCCGATGTAGATGCCGACGTGACTGATGTCGTCGTAGAAGAAGACCAGGTCACCGGGCTGGGCACTGTCCACGGAGACCGTCGTGCCGGTGTCCACCTGGTCCCACGTGGTGCGTGGCAGGGTCACACCGGCCGCCTTCCAGGCGGCCTGGGTCAGACCGGAGCAGTCGTACGAACCGGGACCGCTGGCGCCCCAGACGTACGGCTTGCCGATCTGGGCGCGGGCGAAGGCGAGCGCCTTGGCCGCCTTGGTGGAGGAGGCGGAGTCCGAGCCCGGCACACTCCCCGTGCCCGTGCCCGTGCCCGTGCCGGCACCGGTACCGGCTCCCGTGCCCTGTGTCGCTGCCTCCTGGCGCCGGCGCTCCGCGTCGGCCGCCTGCTGCCGCGCCAGCTCGTCCGCCTTGCGCCGGGCCTCTTCCTGCTTCTTCCGTTCGATCGCGGCGAGGCGGGCCTTCTCCTCGGCGGTCAGCTTCGAGAGGAGTTCGCGCGCGTCGGCGAGCTTGCGCTGGACGTCGGCCTTGGACGTCTTCAGCGTGCTCTGCGTCGTGGTGAGCGTCTCCAGGCCCTCGGACGCCTCCTGCCGCTTCTTCGACGTGGTGGTCCGCTGGGTGACGTACTCGTCGACGGCCTGCTTCTGCCGGGCGGTCAGCCGGTTCATCAGCTGGGTCTGGTCGAAATAGTCCTGCGGGTTGTCCGCGAGGAGGAGAGAGGCCGAGTCGGGGGCGGAGGCTCCGGTGCGGTACTGCGCCGCGGCGAACGATCCGAGCGCCTCACGCGCGCTGTTGAGCTTCTCCGTACGCTGCGCCACGTCGTCGAGGAGCGTGGCGACGCGCTTGCGCTGCTTGGTGGTCTTCTCCTTGGCGGCGTTGTACTTCTCGGTGGCCGTACCCGCCTGCTGGTAGAGGTCGTCGATCTTCTTCTGGACTTCCTCCGTGCTCGGCCTGGGCTCCGCGGCCGGCGAGGCCTCCGCCGTCTGGGAGAGCAGGGCCACCGAGGTCAGGGCCGCGGTGGCGAGGGCCGGCGTCCGCAGGCCCAGGGAACTGGGGGGCCGCGACTTGCGGTGTGGCGCCACGAGGGCGTCTCCTTCCGTCATCCGCCTACCGAGTTAGCTGTCGGGTTCGGGCGAGTGCTTCGGAAGGTTTGCCCTACGGTCCGTGTCCCGCGAGGGAGTTCGGACCGATTCACCCCAGGATTCGGTTGGGTCCCCGGTTCCGCAGGCCACGAGGGCATGCCGGATTCGGCGGAGTCCGCTCGGCCCGGCGTTGTTCGCCGGTGCGGGTCGAGCGGCCTACGCGAAAGTTAGCCAATACGTGTGGCACCTGTGAAGTTTGATGTGCGATATGCCCGATACATTTTCGTGACCTGGCCCACGGGTGTCGTCCGCCGACGTCAAATGGTCGCGATCTGCTCCGAGTTGTCCCTGGGGCGTGGGGCGGTAAGAGGTAGGGGGGAGGGCGGGTCCTCGCAAGAGTTGTACGTAGGTCACCCGCACGCGGTTCATGTGCGGGGCGAAGGTCACTGCATTGAGGAAGCCGTCGAGGAAGTCATAGAGGAAGTCACTGCACTGGGGAGTGGTCACCGTATGTACTGACGCGCTTCTCGTCGGTGAAGGTCTACCCATGGCCGTGCGGCCGGGATTCCGCCGAGTTTCCGGGGTGGCGGCCGGGTGTCAGTGGGGGCGCCTAGACTCGGAGAGCGATGAGCAGCCTCTTTGATGACAGCTTCCTGGCGGACCTCAGGCCCTCGCAGGCCGATGAGGAAGAGCCCCCGCCGCCGCCCGACGACGAGGAGCCGGACCGTGGTCCGGACGACCTGTTCGGCGGGCACTTCGACGTGCCGCCGAGCAGCGGGGGGTACTACCGCGACGGCGCCCCCCGGCCGCTCGTGGACCCGGCCACGCTCCTGCACGGGCTGAACGAGAACCAGCGCGCGGCGGTGGTCCACCACGGCTCACCCCTGCTCATCGTGGCCGGCGCCGGCTCCGGCAAGACCCGTGTGCTCACCCACCGCATCGCGCACCTGCTGGGTGAGCGCGGGGTGCACCCCGGCCAGATCCTCGCGATCACCTTCACGAACAAGGCCGCGGGCGAGATGAAGGAGCGCGTCGAGCAGCTCGTGGGCCCGCGGGCGAACGCGATGTGGGTGATGACCTTCCACAGCGCCTGCGTGCGGATCCTGCGAAGGGAGAGCAAGAAGCTCGGTTTCACGTCGTCCTTCTCGATCTACGACGCCGCCGACAGCAAGCGGCTCATGGCCCTGGTCTGCCGTGACCTGGATCTCGACCCCAAGCGCTTCCCGCCGAAGTCCTTCAGCGCCAAGATCTCGAACCTGAAGAACGAGCTGATCGACGAGGAGGACTTCGCCGCCCAGGCCTCCGACGGTTTCGAGAAGACCGCCGCCCAGGCCTACGCGATGTACCAGTCGCGGCTGCGCGAGGCGAACGCGCTGGACTTCGACGACCTGATCATGACGACGGTCAACCTCCTGCGCGCCTTCCCGGACGTCGCCGAGCACTACCGCCGCCGCTTCCGCCACGTCCTCGTCGACGAGTACCAGGACACGAACCACGCGCAGTACTCCCTCGTCCGGGAGCTCGTCGGCAGCGTCACGGACCCTGTCGCGCACCCCGAGGACGTACCGCCTTCGGAGGGCGACCTCCCGCCGGCCGAGCTGTGCGTCGTCGGTGACGCCGACCAGTCGATCTACGCCTTCCGCGGCGCGACCATCCGCAACATCCTCCAGTTCGAGGAGGACTACCCGAACGCGACGACGATCCTGCTGGAGCAGAACTACCGCTCCACACAGACGATCCTCACCGCCGCCAACGCGGTCATCGAGCGCAACGAATCGCGCCGCCCGAAGAACCTGTGGACGAACGCGGGCGCGGGCGCGCGCATCACGGGCTATGTCGCCGACACCGAGCACGACGAGGCGCAGTTCGTCGCCGAGGAGATAGACCGTCTCACCGACGCGGGCGACGCGAAGGCCGGCGACGTCGCCGTCTTCTACCGTACGAACGCCCAGTCCCGTGTCTTCGAAGAGATCTTCATCCGGGTCGGCCTGCCCTACAAGGTCGTCGGCGGCGTCCGCTTCTACGAGCGCAAGGAGGTCCGGGACGTCCTCGCGTACCTGCGGGTGCTCGCGAACCCCGAGGACTCCGTACCGCTGCGCCGCATCCTGAACGTGCCCAAGCGCGGCATCGGCGACCGCGCCGAGGCGATGATCGACGCGCTCTCCCAGCGCGAGAAGATCAGCTTCCCGCAGGCGCTGCGCCGCGTCGACGAGGCGTACGGCATGGCGGCCCGCTCGACGAACGCGGTCAAGCGGTTCAACACGCTGATGGAGGACCTCCGCACGATCGTCGAGTCCGGCGCGGGCCCGGCGACCGTCGTGGAGGCGATCCTCGAACGCACCGGTTATCTCGCGGAGCTGCAGGCGTCCACCGACCCCCAGGACGAGACCCGCATCGAGAACCTCCAGGAACTCGCCTCCGTGGCGCTGGAGTTCGAGCAGGAGGCTGCCGGCGCCGAGGGCGCGGGCACAGGTGCAAACGAGGGCGGGGGCGAAGGTGAGGGCGGAGCCGAGGGCGGTACGCCGACCGGGCTCGCCGCCTTCCTGGAGCGGGTGGCCCTGGTCGCCGACTCGGACCAGATCCCGGACG
This sequence is a window from Streptomyces ortus. Protein-coding genes within it:
- a CDS encoding ATP-binding protein produces the protein MPDAAALTIEDPRPPRKLYRSSDGRWLGGVARGLAGHLGLPVIWVRLVFAGLFMADGLGALLYASFWFFVPLGVGGVDAQRPPALATETAPDGRRRLVARKPDKGQIVALLAMVVVALVFVGNVDLSGGAKAYLWPTVLVGAGVALVWRQADNARRARWMEVGRRKRTISLLRSAAGVLLVAAGVSGIFVLQGSAAHLGSVLQAALAVLVGIALLAGPYLVRMTQDLSEERLMRIRAQERAEVAAHVHDSVLHTLTLIQRNAENASEVRRLARAQERDLRNWLYKPAGTGKDEADEPDTLAEAVRRSAAEVEDKHGVPIEVVVVGDCPLDDRTAAQMQAAREAMVNAAKYGGDGGAVQVFAEVEGRTVFVSVRDRGPGFDLDSIPADRMGVRESIIGRMERNGGTARLRAVPDGGTEVELEMERAET
- a CDS encoding LuxR C-terminal-related transcriptional regulator translates to MSDANEPTGAVGPTDGVTGGAEAGATGAGSTGNPAGSAPGRRVRVVLVDDHRMFRTGVQAEIGQTERTGVEVVGEAADVDQAVTVITATRPEVVLLDVHLPGGGGVEVLRRCSPLMADPEQPVRFLALSVSDAAEDVIGVIRGGARGYVTKTITGTDLVDSVFRVQDGDAVFSPRLAGFVLDAFASTDAPPVDEDLDRLTQREREVLRLIARGYAYKEIAKQLFISVKTVESHVSAVLRKLQLSNRHELTRWATARRLV
- a CDS encoding C40 family peptidase encodes the protein MAAHRKPRQRSLGGGTARTAFTIALAGAASATGFEGTGVAAPQLTPAQVKAKVDKLYQEAEVATEKYNGAKEKATKAAGRLGTLQDEAARKTERLNSERAALGSLATAQYRDGGIDPALGLMLSSDPDRYLDGAAFAERAGSRQASAVSRVRTQLRDIEQLRGAAHIELTSLKARQADLKRHKKTITGKLGEARHLLARLPAADRARIGADDPDTARASRSGQASRDLGHGSPSTTAPNARAAAAVSYVYGKLGSPYVWGATGPDAFDCSGLMQAAYRSAGISLPRTTYAQINAGQRVSRSALQPGDLVFFYSGISHVGMYVGNGQMVHAPNPSAPVRVAPIDEMPFAGATRVA
- a CDS encoding C40 family peptidase encodes the protein MAPHRKSRPPSSLGLRTPALATAALTSVALLSQTAEASPAAEPRPSTEEVQKKIDDLYQQAGTATEKYNAAKEKTTKQRKRVATLLDDVAQRTEKLNSAREALGSFAAAQYRTGASAPDSASLLLADNPQDYFDQTQLMNRLTARQKQAVDEYVTQRTTTSKKRQEASEGLETLTTTQSTLKTSKADVQRKLADARELLSKLTAEEKARLAAIERKKQEEARRKADELARQQAADAERRRQEAATQGTGAGTGAGTGTGTGTGSVPGSDSASSTKAAKALAFARAQIGKPYVWGASGPGSYDCSGLTQAAWKAAGVTLPRTTWDQVDTGTTVSVDSAQPGDLVFFYDDISHVGIYIGDGMMIHAPKPGAYVREESIYYMPIHSVVRPG
- the pcrA gene encoding DNA helicase PcrA; protein product: MSSLFDDSFLADLRPSQADEEEPPPPPDDEEPDRGPDDLFGGHFDVPPSSGGYYRDGAPRPLVDPATLLHGLNENQRAAVVHHGSPLLIVAGAGSGKTRVLTHRIAHLLGERGVHPGQILAITFTNKAAGEMKERVEQLVGPRANAMWVMTFHSACVRILRRESKKLGFTSSFSIYDAADSKRLMALVCRDLDLDPKRFPPKSFSAKISNLKNELIDEEDFAAQASDGFEKTAAQAYAMYQSRLREANALDFDDLIMTTVNLLRAFPDVAEHYRRRFRHVLVDEYQDTNHAQYSLVRELVGSVTDPVAHPEDVPPSEGDLPPAELCVVGDADQSIYAFRGATIRNILQFEEDYPNATTILLEQNYRSTQTILTAANAVIERNESRRPKNLWTNAGAGARITGYVADTEHDEAQFVAEEIDRLTDAGDAKAGDVAVFYRTNAQSRVFEEIFIRVGLPYKVVGGVRFYERKEVRDVLAYLRVLANPEDSVPLRRILNVPKRGIGDRAEAMIDALSQREKISFPQALRRVDEAYGMAARSTNAVKRFNTLMEDLRTIVESGAGPATVVEAILERTGYLAELQASTDPQDETRIENLQELASVALEFEQEAAGAEGAGTGANEGGGEGEGGAEGGTPTGLAAFLERVALVADSDQIPDEDEDGSGVITLMTLHTAKGLEFPVVFLTGMEDGVFPHMRALGQTKELEEERRLAYVGITRARERLYLTRASMRSAWGQPSYNPPSRFLEEIPEAHLDWKRTGSMGAVASGPVGGVAASLSSSRSRSAASGASGFATRRGSSEKPVVSLAVGDRVTHDQFGLGTVVGVKGMGANSEATVDFGGEKPKRLLLRYAPVEKL